The following are from one region of the Methanobacterium veterum genome:
- a CDS encoding FmdE family protein: protein MNDYEVLLNRAKDLHGEVCPGVIMGTRMSIAAMKKLNMDPLEPNENLIVTVETDRCMPDAIQAITGCTVGRRTLKCRDYGKFVATFVDMTTGEAVRASAKDDLVDSTPGLWTWFKNVAELAKEKNMPKVMEEKKSAIKKLSEMPDEDLLSLVELQIDDTEIPGIPQHIVTCSVCGEHVMDKKEIIVDGKPVCQFCAD from the coding sequence ATGAATGATTATGAAGTTTTACTTAATAGGGCAAAAGATTTGCACGGTGAAGTGTGTCCGGGCGTAATTATGGGGACCCGAATGAGCATCGCCGCTATGAAAAAGCTTAATATGGATCCTCTAGAACCAAATGAGAACCTTATAGTAACTGTAGAAACAGATAGGTGCATGCCTGATGCTATACAGGCAATAACAGGATGTACTGTTGGCCGCAGAACTCTAAAATGCAGAGATTATGGTAAATTTGTGGCTACATTTGTGGATATGACTACTGGAGAAGCAGTAAGGGCATCTGCAAAAGATGATCTGGTAGATTCCACTCCGGGTCTTTGGACATGGTTTAAGAATGTAGCAGAACTAGCTAAAGAAAAAAATATGCCTAAGGTTATGGAGGAAAAGAAATCTGCAATTAAAAAACTATCTGAAATGCCAGATGAGGACCTGCTTTCTTTAGTGGAATTGCAAATAGATGACACTGAAATTCCGGGCATTCCACAGCATATAGTGACATGCTCAGTCTGTGGTGAACATGTAATGGATAAAAAAGAAATTATTGTGGATGGTAAACCTGTCTGTCAGTTTTGTGCAGATTAA